One Pseudomonas rhizophila DNA window includes the following coding sequences:
- a CDS encoding Re/Si-specific NAD(P)(+) transhydrogenase subunit alpha, with product MHIGVPLETQTGETRVAATPETIKKLIGQGHKVTVQSGAGIKASVIDSAYEAAGATIGSASDAFGAELILKVVAPSDSELTLIKSGTVLVGMLNPFNNETIAKLAERGITAFALEAAPRTSRAQSLDVLSSQANIAGYKAVLLAAHHYPRFMPMLMTAAGTVKAARVLILGAGVAGLQAIATAKRLGAVIEASDVRPAVKEQIESLGAKFVDVPYETDEERECAVGVGGYARPMPASWMQRQAQAVHERAKQADIVITTALIPGRKAPTLLSAETVAQMKPGSVVIDLAAAQGGNCPLTVADQVVIENGVTICGPTNLAGEVAADASALYARNLLDFLKLVFTKEGQFDVNLEDDIVAACLMCRDGQVIRKNA from the coding sequence GTGCACATTGGTGTTCCTCTCGAAACCCAGACGGGTGAAACGCGGGTTGCTGCAACCCCGGAAACCATCAAGAAGCTGATCGGCCAAGGCCATAAGGTCACTGTTCAAAGCGGCGCCGGCATCAAGGCCAGCGTTATCGACAGTGCCTATGAAGCAGCGGGCGCCACCATTGGCAGCGCCAGTGATGCTTTCGGGGCCGAACTGATTCTCAAGGTGGTCGCCCCCAGCGACAGCGAACTGACGCTGATCAAGAGCGGTACCGTTCTGGTGGGCATGCTCAATCCGTTCAATAACGAAACCATTGCCAAGCTGGCCGAACGCGGCATTACCGCTTTCGCCCTTGAGGCCGCGCCACGTACCTCCCGCGCCCAGAGCCTGGATGTGCTGTCGTCTCAAGCGAACATTGCCGGCTACAAGGCCGTGCTGCTGGCCGCCCACCATTACCCACGCTTCATGCCTATGCTGATGACCGCCGCGGGTACCGTGAAAGCGGCGCGGGTGCTGATTCTCGGTGCTGGCGTGGCTGGGTTGCAGGCGATTGCCACGGCCAAGCGCCTGGGTGCGGTGATCGAGGCGTCGGACGTGCGTCCGGCAGTGAAGGAACAAATCGAATCCCTCGGCGCCAAGTTCGTCGATGTACCTTACGAAACCGACGAAGAGCGTGAATGCGCCGTCGGCGTTGGCGGCTACGCCCGACCCATGCCCGCCAGCTGGATGCAGCGCCAGGCCCAGGCCGTGCACGAGCGCGCCAAGCAGGCTGACATTGTCATCACCACCGCATTGATTCCGGGCCGCAAGGCACCGACTTTGCTCAGTGCCGAAACCGTCGCACAGATGAAACCCGGCTCGGTGGTCATTGACCTCGCGGCAGCCCAGGGCGGTAACTGCCCGCTGACCGTGGCCGATCAGGTGGTGATCGAAAATGGCGTGACCATTTGCGGTCCGACCAACCTGGCCGGCGAAGTCGCGGCAGACGCTTCGGCGCTGTACGCCCGTAACCTGCTGGACTTCCTGAAGCTGGTCTTCACCAAGGAAGGTCAGTTCGACGTGAACCTGGAAGACGACATCGTCGCCGCGTGCCTGATGTGCCGCGACGGCCAAGTCATCCGCAAAAACGCCTAA